Proteins encoded in a region of the Anguilla anguilla isolate fAngAng1 chromosome 10, fAngAng1.pri, whole genome shotgun sequence genome:
- the myl2b gene encoding myosin, light chain 2b, regulatory, cardiac, slow yields MAPKKAKKRAEGANSNVFSMFEQAQIQEFKEAFTIMDQNRDGFIDKNDLRDTFAALGRVNVKQEEIDEMLKEAPGPINFTVFLTMFGEKLKGADPEETILNAFKVFDPEGKGILKKDFVTEMLTTQADRFTPEEMEQMFTAFPPDVAGNLDYKNLVYIITHGEEKDQE; encoded by the exons ATG GCACCCAAAAAGGCAAAGAAGAGAGCGGAGGGAGCCAACTCCAATGTTTTCTCCATGTTTGAGCAAGCCCAGATCCAGGAGTTCAAAGAG GCTTTCACGATCATGGACCAAAACAGAGACGGCTTCATCGACAAGAACGACCTGAGAGACACCTTCGCAGCCCTCG GTCGTGTGAACGTGAAGCAGGAGGAGATCGACGAGATGCTGAAGGAGGCCCCTGGACCAATCAACTTCACAGTCTTTTTGACCATGTTTGGTGAAAAGCTAAAAG GTGCCGACCCTGAGGAGACCATCCTCAATGCCTTCAAAGTCTTTGACCCTGAGGGCAAAGGGATCCTGAAGAAAGACTT TGTCACTGAGATGCTGACGACCCAAGCGGACAGGTTCACCCCAGAAGAG ATGGAACAGATGTTTACAGCGTTCCCTCCAGATGTGGCTGGTAACCTCGACTACAAGAACCTGGTCTACATCATTACACACGGGGAGGAGAAGGACCAGGAGTAA